The stretch of DNA CTCGCGGCCCTGGACTGGCTGCGCGAACAGGGCTGCGAGCAGATTTTCTTCAAGTACTGCTCGACCTTCGATTCCACCGCCGCCGGCAATATCGGCCAGGTCAGCGAGGCCCTGCTCAAGACCCTGAACAGTGATTTCACCCTGGCGTGCCCGGCGTTCCCGGAAAACGGCCGGACCATTTTCCGCGGCCACCTGTTCGTCCAGGACCAGTTGCTCAGCGAGTCGGGCATGCAGCATCACCCGCTGACGCCGATGACCGACGCCAACCTGGTGCGCGTGCTGCAGGCCCAGACCCAACTGAAAGTCGGCCTGCTGCGCTACGACAGCATCGCCGGGGGCGTCGAGGCGGTGCGGGCGAAGATCGTCGAACTGCGCGCGCAGGGCGTCGGCATGGTCATCGCCGACGCGCTGTCCGACCAGGACCTCTACACCCTGGGCAGCGCCTGCGCCGACCTGCCGCTGCTCACCGGCGGTTCCGGCCTGGCCCTGGGCCTGCCGGGCAACTTCCGCCGCGCCGGCAAACTGCGCGACTTCGACGCGGCGTCGCTGCCGACCGTTGCAGGCGGCGAAGTGGTGCTGGCCGGCAGCGCCTCGGTGGCCACCATCGGCCAGGTCGCTGCCTGGCTGGAGGCCGACCGTCCGGCCCTGCGCATCGACCCCATGGCCCTGGCCGCCGGCGAACCGGTGGTGGAGAACGCCCTGGCCTTTGCCCGCGACAGTGACGAAACCGTACTGATCTACGCCACCAGCACCCCGGCCGAGGTCAAGGCGGTGCAACAGCAGCTCGGCGTCGAACGCGCCGGCGCGCTGGTGGAGAACGCCCTGGGCGAGATCGCCGCGGGCCTGCGCCAGAACGGCGTGCGCCGTTTTGTGATTGCCGGTGGCGAAACCTCTGGCGCGGTGGTCAAGGCGCTGGGGGTCAACTTGTTGCAGATCGGCGC from Pseudomonas chlororaphis subsp. chlororaphis encodes:
- the otnK gene encoding 3-oxo-tetronate kinase, which translates into the protein MTHSTARPLLGCIADDFTGATDLANMLVRGGMRTVQSIGIPSREVAAGLDADAIVIALKSRTTPVKDAVEESLAALDWLREQGCEQIFFKYCSTFDSTAAGNIGQVSEALLKTLNSDFTLACPAFPENGRTIFRGHLFVQDQLLSESGMQHHPLTPMTDANLVRVLQAQTQLKVGLLRYDSIAGGVEAVRAKIVELRAQGVGMVIADALSDQDLYTLGSACADLPLLTGGSGLALGLPGNFRRAGKLRDFDAASLPTVAGGEVVLAGSASVATIGQVAAWLEADRPALRIDPMALAAGEPVVENALAFARDSDETVLIYATSTPAEVKAVQQQLGVERAGALVENALGEIAAGLRQNGVRRFVIAGGETSGAVVKALGVNLLQIGAQIDPGVPATLSNAAEPLALALKSGNFGSRDFFAKALRQLAGGGR